The sequence GCACGCTTCTGTGCGTCTCCGACAAGCCGCTGCATGGCGAGTTGAAGCTGCCCGGCATGGCGTCCGACTTCTACAAGACGCAGGTTTCGCGACATCTGATGATCGGGATTCGAGCCATGGAGCGCCTGCGCAGCACGCCGCTGGAGCGCATCCACAGCCGGAAATTGCGGTCTTTCGACGAAACCGCCTTTCTCTGAAGGCAAAAAACCGCGAAAAAGCGAAGAAAATAAGGAAAATCGGGCTACAACGCGTTGTGTTGTGCCACAACATGCCGTTACATTCCGCACACAGGCCCCAGATACGGGCAGTCTAAGGAGATAAGAACATGGCAACCAAACCAATGACAAAGACTCAGCTTGTCGCTGCCCTGGCGGAAGAGATGGGTTCTGACAAGAAATCTGCAAGCGCTGCGCTGGAAGCAGTCTGCGACCTGATCACCAAGGAAGTGTCCGCAGGCGGCGCCGTGACCCTGCCCGGCGTGGGCAAGATCTACTGCCGCGAGCGTCCCGAGCGTATGGTTCGTAATCCGGCGACCGGCGAACAGTTCAAGAAGGACGCGGACAAGGTGGTCAAGATGACCATTGCCAAGGCGCTGAAGGACAGCGTGAACGGCTAAGCCATTCCGACTTTCAATTCAGTCGAGGCCGCCTTTCGGGGCGGCCTTTCTCGTTTACCACGGAGCGGGGCGCAGGGCTTGTAGGTCGGCGCGATCCGATAGATGGTCGGCGGCAAACGGAGGCAGGTCAGGACATGGATATTCGCGCAATTCTGGCGGGCTTGGTTTTTGTGATCATGTGGTCTTCGGCCTTCACCTCGGCCCGGATCATCGTGGAGTATGCGTCGCCCTTGTGGGCCCTGTCGCTTCGCTACCTGATCTCGGGCCTGCTCGGCGTCGCCATCGCACGCGCGCTGGGTCAGACATTCCGGCTGACCCCTGCGCAATGGCGCGCGACGATCATCTTCGGTGTCCTTCAGAATGCGCTCTACCTGGGACTGAATTTCGTTGCCATGCAGACGATCGAGGCATCGCTGGCGGCCATCATCGCGTCGACCATGCCCCTGCTGGTCGGCTTCGCCGCCTGGGCCTTCATGGGCGAACGCCTGCGACCGCTGGGGATGGCAGGACTGCTGGCCGGTGTTGTCGGGGTCTTCATCATCATGAGCGCGCGACTGAACGGCGGCGTGGATCCGACCGGGGTGCTTCTTTGCGGGCTGGGCGTGATGGCGTTGACAGCGGCGACACTGCTGGTCCGCGGCGCCACGTCGGGGGGCAACTTCCTCATGATCGTGGGATTGCAGATGCTAGCTGGCTGCGCAGCGCTCGCACTGGCAGCGCTGCTTTTCGAGACTCCGCGCTTTGAACCCAGCTGGCAACTTCTGTTTGCGTTTACGTATACCTGCCTCGTTCCGGGCCTTGCCGCGACCATGATCTGGTTCTGGCTGGTCAACCGACTCGGGGCCACGCGCGCGGCGACCTTCCACTTTCTCAATCCGTTTTTCGGGGTGGCGATCGCGGCACTTCTGCTGGCCGAACCACTGGGGGCGCGCGACCTGATCGGTGTGGTGATCGTGGCGCTGGGCATTCTCGCGGTACAAATTTCGAGGCAAAAAAAGACATAAGTGTCGCAAGCGGCATCCCCCGTCGCGGAAATCGACGTGCGCGAGGCGGGTCGCGGAGCAAAATGCGGCCATGACCCACGATCCAGACTCTCCTCCCCGCTCCTATGCCTTTCTCTTGATACCCGGCTTTTCCACGTTGGGCTTTGCCTGCGCGCTGGACTGCCTGTCGCTTGCAAATCACCATCCGTCGGGACAGCGGTTCTACAGCTGGCGCCTGCTGTCGGAAACCGGCGGTCCGGTCGCAGCGTACAACGGCGTCGAGGTTCGGGTGGACGCGGGCCTTGCAGAACTGGACCGTCGCGAGACCCTGATCGTCTGCGCGGGCGAGAACGCGGGGGCGGGCAGCTCCCGCGCAGTTCTCGACTGGCTGCGGCGTCAGACCCGCAAGGGCATGGATTTTGGCGCGCTTT is a genomic window of Sulfitobacter alexandrii containing:
- a CDS encoding DMT family transporter, producing the protein MDIRAILAGLVFVIMWSSAFTSARIIVEYASPLWALSLRYLISGLLGVAIARALGQTFRLTPAQWRATIIFGVLQNALYLGLNFVAMQTIEASLAAIIASTMPLLVGFAAWAFMGERLRPLGMAGLLAGVVGVFIIMSARLNGGVDPTGVLLCGLGVMALTAATLLVRGATSGGNFLMIVGLQMLAGCAALALAALLFETPRFEPSWQLLFAFTYTCLVPGLAATMIWFWLVNRLGATRAATFHFLNPFFGVAIAALLLAEPLGARDLIGVVIVALGILAVQISRQKKT
- a CDS encoding HU family DNA-binding protein, giving the protein MATKPMTKTQLVAALAEEMGSDKKSASAALEAVCDLITKEVSAGGAVTLPGVGKIYCRERPERMVRNPATGEQFKKDADKVVKMTIAKALKDSVNG